Proteins encoded in a region of the Diabrotica virgifera virgifera chromosome 4, PGI_DIABVI_V3a genome:
- the LOC126883791 gene encoding GATA zinc finger domain-containing protein 4-like, giving the protein MSQGRKGLRNKKNEEDVEVEENVEVDGETQQAEQEQSVAQVLQETTGITQEREENVNMTALMSLMMQINKKLEENSKEIKKDMKKMEYNMEEKSKEIKEDMKKMEYNMEENSKEIKEDMKKMEQKLEEHSRKMEENNAKIVKRLEKQMDEKFDALEKKLASEIKDIHMERNIEIQKYNLEAKIYEERRKTEEKLDGMLQNIQTNNHQIRNVEQRIEDISQIRDIGRPYLNLTNETGIKFSGNKKNLHPRVYINSLKHKLRSVNNINDIKDYIRMTLSDNAATWFASIENDLDNLQTFENKFLNYYWGELEQARFREVLYFGKYNRNLSLNMVDYALKLITVAKYLEPPLREDETVLNVSRHFDADVVQTVTVQNIQTVDSFINFIQRVQRGYITSNNSKNRQSYNNNRYGSNSQNFNNNNNTSYERQGNRENFNNNTNDNRQERHGNRENFNNNNNYNRQDFNTRRNAQRYNYNRQVNYVRGQSCEDSQRNSTWQENMNSRSESSERHRELDPNDQTQSDNPNNPNFM; this is encoded by the exons ATGTCTCAAGGAAGGAAAGGTTTAAGAAACAAAAAGAACGAAGAAGATGTGGAAGTGGAAGAAAATGTGGAAGTGGACGGAGAAACTCAGCAGGCGGAACAAGAGCAGAGTGTAGCTCAAGTTCTACAAGAGACAACAGGAATAACacaagaacgagaggaaaatgtCAATATGACAGCATTGATGTCTTTAATGATGCAGATCAACAAAAAACTGGAAGAAAattctaaagaaatcaaaaaagatatgaaaaaaatggaATATAACATGGAAGAGAAGTCTAAAGAAATCaaagaagatatgaaaaaaatggaATATAACATGGAAGAGAATTCTAAAGAAATCaaagaagatatgaaaaaaatggaacaaaaattgGAAGAGCATTCcagaaaaatggaagaaaataatgCTAAAATTGTGAAACGATTAGAAAAACAGATGGATGAAAAATTTGATGCTTTAGAGAAAAAACTAGCAAGTGAAATAAAAGATATAC atatggAACGGAACATAGAAATCCAAAAATATAACTTAGAAGCAAAAATTTACGAAGAAAGgagaaaaactgaagaaaaattaGATGGTATGCTACAAAATATCCAAACAAACAACCATCAAATAAGGAATGTAGAACAGAGAATAGAAGACATTTCACAAATAAGAGACATAGGGAGACCTTACTTGAATTTAACAAATGAGACAGGTATAAAATTCTctggtaacaaaaaaaatttacatcCTAGAGTATACATAAATagtttaaaacataaattaagatCAGTGAATAATATTAATGATATAAAAGATTATATTAGAATGACATTAAGTGACAATGCAGCAACCTGGTTTGCCAGCATTGAAAACGATTTAGATAATCTGCaaacatttgaaaataaattCTTAAATTATTATTGGGGTGAATTAGAACAAGCTAGATTTAGGGAAGTTTTATATTTTGGAAAGTATAATCGCAATTTAAGTTTAAATATGGTAGATTATGCTTTAAAATTAATAACTGTTGCAAAATATTTAGAACCACCACTTAGAGAAGACGAAACAGTTTTGAATGTTTCTAGACACTTTGATGCGGACGTTGTGCAAACAGTCACAGTACAAAACATTCAAACAGTAGACAGTTTTATTAACTTTATTCAAAGAGTACAAAGAGGTTATATTACAAGTAATAATAGTAAAAATAGACAATCATATAACAATAATAGGTATGGTAGTAATTCtcaaaattttaataacaacAATAATACTAGTTATGAGAGACAAGGTAATAgagaaaattttaataataatactaATGATAATAGACAAGAGAGACATGGTAATAGAgagaattttaataataataataattataataggcAAGACTTTAACACCAGGAGAAATGCACAAAGATATAATTACAACAGACAGGTAAATTATGTAAGGGGTCAGAGCTGCGAAGACAGTCAACGGAATAGTACATGGCAAGAAAATATGAATAGTAGAAGTGAAAGCAGTGAAAGACATCGAGAATTAGATCCAAATGATCAGACACAATCTGACAATCCTAATAATCCAAATTTTATGTAG